The DNA sequence GGTGATAGACGGGCACGCCCACCGCGGGCGTGAAGTCGAGCCCGAAGTACTCACCCGCCAGCCAGAACATCCCCTCGCGCAGCTTCTCCAACTGGAGGTAGGGCCGAATCTCGGCCTCGTTCAGGTCGTACTTCGCCTTGCGCACCTTCTCCGCGTAGTAGCGGTAGTCCCACGGGGCGATGGGCTCCTTCTGGCCCGAGCGCTCGGCGATGGCGCGCATGTCCGCCACCTCTTCATGGACCCGCGCCACGGCGGGCTTCCACATCGTCTCCATCAGGTCGAGGGCCTTCTCGGGAGTCTTCACCATCGTCGGCGCGAGCTGCCGATGCGCGAAGGTCGGGTAGCCCATGAGCCGCGCCTGCTCGGCGCGCAGCGCGAGGATCTCGGTGATGAGCGCGTTGTTGTCGTGCGCGTCGCCGTGGTCACCCCGGTCGTTGTACGCGCGCCAGACCTTCTCGCGCAGGTCGCGGCGGTCCGAGTACGTGAGGAAGTCCGCCACCGCGGAGCGCGTGTTGGCCACGAGCCAGTGGCCCGGCTGCCCATGGGACTCGGCCTCGGCCGCCAGCGCCTTGCGGACCGACTCCGGCAGCCCGGCGAGGTCCTCCTCGTGGTCGAGCACCACGGGCTGCGCCTCGTCCGCGACCATGTTCTGGGTGAACGTGGTGAAGAGCTGCGCGCGGCGCTGGTTGATGGCGGCCAACCGCTGTCCGCTCGCCGCGTCGAGCAGGGCGCCCGAGTCCACGAAGTCCCGGTAGTAGTCATCGACGAGCCGCTGCTGCTCCGGCGACAGCTTCGTTTTGGTCGCGGAGTCGTAGACCGCCTTCACGCGAGCGAACAGCTTCGCGTTTCGCGACGGCTCATCCCAGAACGCCGAGAGCTTCGGCGCCATCTCCCGCTCCACCGCCTGGAACTCCGGTGTGCCCATGAACGAGGACCACGCATTGTAGACGCGGTACACGCGGCTGAACGCCCGGCCCGAGTCCTCCAGCGGCACGAGGGTGTTCTCGAACGTGGGCGGCTCGGTCGAGTTCGCGATGGCGTCCACCTCGCGGCGGTTCTCGTCCATCGCCACCTCGAACGCGGGGCGGAACAGCTCCATCTTCACGCGGTCGAAGGGAGGCACCCCGCCCTGAGGCCCCGTCCAGGGCGCCAGCAGAGGGTTCGTCTCGGCCCGCGCGCTCAGCCCCAGCCCCAGCACCCAAAGACAGACGATTCTGTGGAAGGTCATGTCGGCAGAATAGAAAGTGATATTGTTTTGCTTCCATCGAATTGAATTCGGCAAGGAGCCCCGAGTGAGCACGCTGGACCGAATCGATCGTGAAATTCTGGCCGCCCTCCAGAACAATGCGCGGCTGTCCAACAAGGAGCTGGCGGCGCAGGTGGGCCTGGCCCCCTCGTCGTGCCTCACGCGCGTGCGGCGCCTGGAGACGGAGGGCGTCATCTCCGCGTACCGCGCGGACCTGGATGCGCGGAAGCTGGGGCTGGGGCTCCAGGCTCTCATCGCCGTGCAGCTCCGCCTCCACGTGGGCGAGGCGTTCGGCAGCATCGGGGACCACCTGCGCTCGCTGCCGGAGACCGTGGCCGTCTACTGCCTCGGCGGGACGACGGACTTCCTCGTGCACGTGGTGTGTCGAGATACCGAGCACCTGCGCATCCTGACCATCCAGTCCTTCACCAGTCGGCCCGAGGTGAGCCGCATCGAGACCTCGCTGGTGTTCTCGTTCTCGCGCTCGGGCCTGCCGGTGGAGCGCGGGGGCTGAGCCTGCCCGTTCAGCGCCGCGAGGGCTTCTCGGGCGCCTGGGGGAACAGCCGCTCCGCCATGTGACTCACGAAGGCCCGCACCTTGGGCGAGGGGTGGCGGCTGGCGGGCCAGAGGATGCGGTACGTGCCCACGTCCCGCGTGAAGTCCTCCAGGACCGAGACGAGCGTGCCCGCTCGGAGCTGGTCGCTCACGTTGTAGAGGGGCACGCACGTGACGCCGAGGCCCTGCTCCGCCATGAAGATCAACGGGTCGATGGTGGTCGCCACGATGGTCATGGGCAGCTCCAGCTCGAGCCGGGTGCGCCCTCGCTTCAGGGGCCAGCGCGCCAGCTTGCCCGTGGAGGGGAAGCGGTGGAGCAGGCACGCGTGGGACTTGAGGTCCTCGGGCGTGCGCGGGGTGCCGTGCCGCGCGAAGTACTCCGGCGTCCCGACGACGCGATAGCCGAAGCTCCCCAGCGTGCGCATCATCAAGCGCGAGTCATCCGTGCCGCCGCTGCGGATGACGGCGTCGAAGCCCTCTTCGATGACGTCCACCAGGCGGTCCGTGAAGTCGAGCTCCAGCTCGATGTCCGGATAGGCGCGCATGAACTGCGTGATGGCGGACAGCATCAGCGTGCCCGCCAGGGGCAGGCTGACGCGCAGCTTGCCGCGTGGCGCGGCGGTGGCCTGGGCCAGCTCCAGCTCGGCGGCCTCTATTTCACCGAAGATGCGCCGGCACCGGTCGAGGAACAGCGCGCCCTCCGCGGTCAGCGTGATGCTGCGCGTGCTGCGATGGAAGAGGCGCACGCCCAGGCGCTCCTCCAGCCGCGCCACCGCCTTGCCCACCGCCGAGGACGACACCCCCAGCTTGCGCCCCGCGACCGTGAAGCTCCGCGCATCCGCCACCTGAACGAAGGCGCTCAGCGCGCCGAGGCTGTCCATTCCCTGAACTCCATTGTGGACATTCCTGTCCGATGTATTCGGAACCTTAATCGGATTCTCCAAAATGGGTGGGGCCTTAGGTTGTGTCGCGGCGGTCCTCCTTGGCCGCGCCTTCCTCGTGGAGTCATCCGTGCATCCTTCATCCGAGCGCTTTCCCTGGTCCGGGCTGCTGGCCCTGGCGATGGCGGGCTTCATCGTCATCCTCACCGAGGCCCTGCCCGCGGGCCTGCTCCCCCTCATGAGCGCGGACCTCGGCGTCCCCGAGTCCCTGGTGGGGCAGCTCGTCACGTCCTACGCGCTGGGCTCGCTGGTGACGGCCATCCCCGTGACGGCCGCGACCTCGGGCTGGCGGCGCCGGCCCCTGCTGCTCCTGGTCCTCGTGGGCTTCATCGTCGTGAACACCGCCACGGCGCTGTCGAGAATCTTCGTCCTGACGCTCGTCACGCGGTTCGTCGCGGGCATGTTCGCGGGGCTCCTGTGGGCGCTGCTCGCGGGCTATGCGAGCCGAATGGTGGCCGAGCACCTGCGAGGCCGGGCCATCGCGGTGGCCATGGTGGGCGCGCCCATCGCGCTGTCGATGGGCATCCCCGCCGGAACGTTCCTGGGCTCGGTGATGGGGTGGCGCTCCACCTTCGGTGTCATGAGCGCGCTCACCGTGGGGCTCCTGGTCTGGGTGTTGAGCTCGGTCCCCGACTTCGCGGGGCAGACCTCCGAGACGCGTCTGTCCTTGCGCCGGGTGGCGGCCACGCCCGGGCTGAAGTCCGTACTCTTCGTCACCTTCAGCTTCGTGCTCGCGCACAACATGCTCTACACATACATCGCTCCGTTCCTGGCCCCCTCCGGGCTCGCGGGGCGGGTGGACGCCGTCCTGTTTGTCTTTGGCCTCGCGGGCCTGGTGGGCATCTGGGGCGTGGGCGTGCTGATTGATCGCTGGCTGCGGGCGCTCGTGCTGGGGAGCACCGTGCTCTTCCTCGGCGCGGCCGTGTCGCTGGGCGTGAGCGGGGCCGTGGCGGTGGTGGCCTATGTCGCGGTGGCGGTGTGGGGGCTCGCGTTCGGCGGCGCCGCGACGTTGTTCCAGACGGCCTCGGCGAACACGGCGGGCAGCGCCTCGGACGTGGCGCAGTCCATGGTGGTCACGGTGTGGGGGATGGCCATGGCGGGAGGTGGACTCGTGGGCGGTGTGCTGATGGAGACCCTCGGCGTGGCGTCCCTCTCCTGGGGCGTGAGCCTGCTCCTGGTGTCCACGCTGCTCGTGACCTGGCAGGCCCGCGCCCACGGCTTCCCCGCCGCGTCGCGAGGGTGAGCGCGCCGCGCGCGGAGGGGCGTGTCACGGGGCCGCGAATTCGACCAGGATGGCGCGATGGTTCGAGCGGCCTTCGTTCAGGAGTACGGCCAGGGGCGCATGGAGTCCGAGATGCGCGCCGTGCTCGACGTCCTCCGTGCGCGGGGTGTGCCCGTCGAGCCGTTCCTGGCCAAGCGGCTGGAGCGCCGACAGCTCCCCGTGTCGCGGGACACGTTGGTCGCGGGTGACGTGCCCACCGTGCTGGGCGCGTTGAAGCTCCTGGGCATCGAGCCACCGCCCACCTGCGACTATCCCCCCAGCCTCGCGGCCCTGCTGCACCGACGCGTGTGGCCGAGCACCGTGCGGCAACTGAAGGCCCTGGTGCTTCAAGGCGCCACGGGGCCTGTCTTCGCCAAGCCGGGTGAGCGGCGCAAGCGCTTCACGGGGCACGTCTTCCGCGACGTGGACGACCTGCTCGCGCTGGAGCACGCCTCGGCGAGCACGCCGCTGTGGTGCTCCGAGGTCGTCCAGTGGCAGAGCGAGTTCCGCGTGTTCGTCCTCCGCGGCGCCATCGTGGGGGTGCGCCACTACGCGGGAGACCCCTCGGTGCGGCTGGACGAGGCGCGCGTGACGGAGGCCGTCGCGACCCTGGAGGCGGCGGGGGAGGGCACGGCGGGGTACGCGGTCGACTTCGGTGTTCTCTCCACCGGTGAGACGGCGCTGGTGGAGTGGAACGATGGGTTCTCGCTCGGGGCCTATGGGCTGCCGCCGGAGGAGTACACCCAGCTCACGGTCGCGCGGTGGTGCGAGCTGACGGGTGTCTGACGCCGCGCGGGCGTGAAGGGATAGGCTGCGGCGCGTGGACCTCTTCCAGAACCGCATCTGGCTTCGCGAGGCACGCCGCCGCGCCCTGCATGCCTCGGGCTTTGGCTACTTCCGCGCGTGGATGAAGGGCGTGGTGACGTTGGAGGCCCTGCGCTCGGTGCAGGACCTCGAGCCGCTGGATGTCCTCATCTCCTTCGGTCGGTATGCGCGGGCGCTCGCGCTGTTGCGACGCGCGGGGCCGGACGTGCCCTTCGAGGAGCGCATCGTGCGCGAGGCGGCCTGTCTCTGCTTGCTCGGGCAGGGGGCCGAGGCGCGGGATACCCTGGGGCGATTGCCGCGCCCGTGGGGCCTCGCGGCGAGCTGGCTTGCGCGACTGCGAGGCTGGGACGACTTCGGCTCGGAGGACTTCGCGTGGTTGCTCGCCGCGCGCTTCGCGGTCCGATGGCCTCCGGTGACGGAGGCTCGGCTCGCGGCGTGGCGCCGCGCCAACGTGTTGTCCGCGTGGGATGACGCGCCCCCGTCCGCCGCGTGGCAAGCGCGCTACTTCCCTCACGCGCCGGAGGTGGCGCTGTGGGCCGCGCTCCAGGAGGTCCGTGAGGGCCGGGCGGAGTGGGGCACCGTGGTGCCCGCGCTGGAGCTGGCCACGCGCGCCTGGCCGGAGCTGTGGAGCGTCCTCGTGATGGACCCGTGGTTCCAGCCCTTCGTCACGCCTCCTCGGCCGTTGCCGCCCGCGTTGCCCGCGCCGCTCCTGGAGACGCTGGGGCCGTGGCAGCTCGTGTCCGTGACGCCCGTTCGAGACGACGGCGGGGTGGGCATCCCCTTGGGACCGGACTGCCCGGAGCCGGCGGACTTCGAGGGGCACGGCCTGTTCACGCTGGAGGATGCCCAGGGGCCGCTGGACGCGCTCGATGCTCGTGCGCGGGTGCCGCCCTGTCAGCTCATGCTGGGGCGGCACCCCGACCGCTTCGAGGGGCGCTACGACGAGGACGTGCTCGGCCCGCTGCGCGCGTTGGCGCCTCGGGCCGAGCCCTCCTGGTTCTTCATCCAGGACCTCCAGCACGACTTCGCGGATGAGCTGGTGCTGGGGCAGGGCCGGTATGGCTTCCGTCGCTGGCCGCTCGACGGGGAGGACCTCCCGGCCCTCCTGCGGCGCTTGGCGCGCGAGCCCGAATCACGCTTCCTGTCTCCGGAGTTCCAAGCGCGACTCCGGAGCCTGGACTGACACGGCGACGCGCGCTCAGAGGTACTCGTCCAACCAGTCGAACATGCGCTGGTTGGCCACGGCCGAGGCACCCTCCTGGCAGTGCAGGAGCCCCGTGTCCTCCTCGGTGAACAGCAGGTAGTCCTTGGGGCACGTCAGGGCGTCGAAGAGCTGCTTGGCCTGTCCACGCGAGAAGGCCTCGGCGGTGCCGTCCATCACGAGCGTGCGGCAGCGGATGCGGTCCACGACGGGGACGTTGGTGAAGTCCCGCAGCTTGAAGAGCAGCTCCGACGGCTTGCTGGCGCCGTGCTTGTTCATCGAGTCCCGCATGTACCAGCGGTACAGGAACACCGCGTCCATGAGCTGCGCCATCTGCGCGTCGAACGCGGCGGGGTCGGTGTCGAGCAGGGGCAGCAGGTCCGGGAACAGCTCGCCGAACTGCGTGAACATCGCCTGACCCCAGTTGAGGACGCCGGGGTTGGGGATGAGGATCTTGATGCGCCGCTCGAAGGCCGCCGCGCGGGGAACGAGCGCGCCGCCCATGCTCCAGCCCAGCAGCGCGATGCGCCGAGGGTCCACTCCCGCGATGCGCACGGCGAAGTCGATGACGGGCGTGATGACCTTCTCCCAGTCCGGGCGGAAGGGCAGGCCCAGCTCGCGGATGGCCATGCCCTGGCCGGGCGCATGGACAATCAAGCAGTGGTAGCCGCGCGCCAGCGCCGCGTCGATGACGTACTTGGACTCCTCGGGCCACGCGTCCCGTCCCTGCTGGAACACGAGCAGCGGCGCGAGGGCGTGCGCGCACGGCGAGCGGAAGAAGTAGCCGGGCAGCTTGGTGCCCTCGTACGGAATGCGCACCGCCACCGCCGGCAGCTTCAAGAGCGCGATGGCCTTGTTGTACGCCTCCACCGCCTTGCGCCCCGTCTCCACCACGCTGGGGTGGCTGGGCTCCGGGTGGTGGATGAGCGCGGCCCGGTAGTAGTTGGCGGCGCGCAGGTACGCCTGCCCGGCGCTCAGCGGGTGCCGGCCCGCGAGGCTCGCGTCGCCCATGGAGCGGATGCGGTCCGCGGTGCTCACCCACTCCGTGGGCCAGCTCCAGTCATCTCCCGCGTTGATGCGATGGGCCGTGTCGAGCACCTCGCCCACGTCCGCCTGCGCGCTGTACGTCGCGGCCAGGAAGTGGAGGAGCTGGCTCTCCATGATGGGGTCCTCCAGCAATCCCAGCTCATACCAGGGCCGCGATGACGGGTCGGGCGCGTCGGCCGTGGGCTGGGAGGGCGCGGCGCTGGCGGGCGCGCCTCGCAGCAGCGCGAGCCCACCGGTGATGCCCAGGCCCGCGTGGAGCAGGGAACGGCGATTCATCGAGATACCCATGTGCTTCAACCTCCGACCACGGATGTTGGATTGTCAGGCACAAGCCATGTCTGTCTTGTGGCCGCTGACTCGAAAACCGCGCGCGCTCACTTGTGTCACCGGTGGCTTCGCGGCTGAGTCGGAAATGCCAGACAATCAAATGTCTTGGATTGTTCGTGCAAAAGCATGCCCGAGCCGGGCCCGGCCTCGCTCGCGCACGTCTGGGTTCAATCAGTTGATTTAATCATGTGGTTGAGGTGGTGGGATGTCAAGGCCGGGACGGGAGCATGGACTGGCCAACAGTCCGGCGGCGCGCGAGGGGAGGCGGGGGAAGGGAAAGGTCTAGCGTCCCGACTTCGCGGGTCAGGTTCTGGCCTGGCGTCAACCGGAGGGAGGGAATCCATGAGGGTGTCTGGGAGCCGTTCGGCCGCATTGACCGTCGTGGCGTGCCTGGGGTTGTGGGCGGGAGGGGCCGCAGCGCAAGAGGTCTCTCCGAGGGGGAAGACGAGCTACATGCCCGTGGACCAGACCGAGCCGTTCTCGGAGGTCATGGCGCGCATGAAGGCGGACAAGCCCAAGGTGGAGGCGCGCCACCAGCAGCTGCTCGTGCAGCGCTACGACCTGGGGAACAAGCCCGCCTCGGGCGTCACGATGTCGCGAGGCAAGCCGGTGCAAGAGGGCGTGCGGGTGAAGCTGCCATCGGGCGTCACGTGGGACTCGCTCGCGGCGATGAGCCCCGAGGCCATCCGGGACAAGGGCATCTTCCCGCCCGGGCTGATGCCCCTGCCGCATCCGAACCATCCGGAAGGCGGCATGCTCTTCCCCAAGTTCCACATCAACGAAATCAAGCAGCAGGAGGGCCGCGACCTCACGCGCTTCGACCTGGACTTCGACCTGCCAGACCACTTCCTGCCGGAGTTCCCGCCGCCCATCTTCCTCACCACGCGGCCGGACCTGGGGGACGTCTCGCAGGGCAAGCTCGTGACCCTCATGAACGTTCAGGATCTGTTCAATGGCATCCTGAATCCCAAACAGCTGGAGGGGCTCCGGCTGCTCGTCACGCCCTTTCCCCAGCAGCAGTTCAACCAGACGGCGGACCGCCGCTCGGAGCTGCCCAGCCGGGGCGTGTCGTGCTTCGACTGTCACGTGAATGGGCATACCAACGGGGCCACGCACCTGGTGGGAGACATCCGCCCGCAGGAGTTCCGGCACCGCATCGAGACGCCCACGCTGCGCGGGGTGAACATCCAGCGGCTGTTCGGCTCGCAGCGCGCGCTGAAGACGGTGGAGGACTTCACCGAGTTCGAGCAGCGCGCGGCCTACTTCGACGGCGACCCGGTCATCGCCACGAAGAAGGGCGTCAACATCCTGGAGCGCGGCAGCCAGGTGCACTTCATGGCCGAGGTGGAGGAGCTCTTCGACTTCCCGCCCGCGCCCAAGCTGCGCTTCGACGGGAAGTTGGATCCGAAGAAGGCCACGCCCGCGGAGGCGCGAGGCCAGGAGCTGTTCTTCGGCAAGGCGCAGTGCTCCGTGTGCCACACGGCGCCGTATTACACCGACAACCTGATGCACAACCTCCGGGCCGAGCGCTTCTACAAGCCCGTGCTCATCAACGGCGAGGTGATGGGCGCCGACGGCCCCATCAAGACGTTCCCGCTGCGCGGCATCCGCGACTCGCCGCCCTATCTGCATGATGGCCGCCTGCTGACGCTGGAGGACACGGTCGAGTTCTTCAACCTCATCCTGGAGACGCGCCTGACGGCGCAGGAGAAGAAGGACCTGGTGGCGTTCATGCGCGTGCTGTGAGAGCGGGCACGCCTCCGCGCATCGCGCCGGTTGTCGCTGCCGGCGCGGTGCTGCTAGGGGGAGAGAACACCCGCGCGGCCATCCCGTGCCGTGCCTTGCCTGTTGGGACATACTCGTGGCTCACCCGCTCTTCGATGCCGTGGTCCGTGGCGATGTCGCCGCGGTCCGAACGTTGGCCGCTTCCTCCGTGGGAACCCCGCTGGTGGACGAGTTCGGTCGTCCGCCGCTCAGCGTGGCCTGCGCTCGCGCCGGAGAGGTGTCCCTGGACGTGGTGCAGGCGCTGCTCGACGCCGGGGCGGATCTCCACGCCGTGCAGGGCAAGGCCAGCGACGAAGAGGCGGGCTGGACGGCGCTGCACCAGGCGTGTCTGCGGGGCACCTTCCCGTCGGCCATCGAGGTGGTGCGGTTGCTCCTGGAGCGCGGCGCGAACCCTCGCGGGAGCGGGAGCGACGGTGGCTTCACGCCGCTCTACTTCGCGCTGACCACCCATCACCTCGGTATCGCCGAGGCGCTCTTGAAGGCGGGCGCGTCCGCCAGCGCGCCGCTGAAGACCGGCACCCCGCTGCACCATGTGGCCGCGCTGTTCCGCGACCGCAAGAAGGGGGAGTACGAGGAGGACGAACTCGAGTCGATGGCCACGGACGCCGTCCAGCTCCTCCTGGCTCACGGCGCGGACGTCCAGGCGCGGGATGCTCAGGGAGAGTCGCCGCTGGCCAAGGCGCTGCTGTACCGCCTGCCCGCAGAGGCCATCCTCGCACTCCTCAAGGCGGGCGCTCCCCTGGATGACCGGGTGGATCTGGGCACGCCGCCGGAGGTCCTGCGCTGCTCGACACCGGCCATGGCCATCGGTCTGGGCCAGCCGCCGGCGGTGCTCGCGGCCATGCTGGAGCGCGGCTTGGACACGTCGCCCTCGACGGAGCCCGAGGGTCAGAACCTGCTGCACTTCGCGGCGATGAAGCGCTTCGATGCGGTGGACCTCATCCTCAATTCACGGCCGAAGCAGGACGTCGATGCGCGCGACGAGAGCGGCGCCACCGCGCTGTTCCTCGCGGCTTGGACGGGGAAGCTCAAGAGCGTCGAGGCCCTGCTGGCGCGCGGCGCGAACCCGGACCTGCCGGACTCAGGGGGCAACACCCCGCTGCACACGGCGGCGCGCAATGGTCATGACGACGTGGTCGCGGCGCTGCTCGCGGGCGGCGCCAACCCCCGCTTGCTCAACCAGGCGAAGGAGTCGCCGGCGGACCGGGCTCGGAAGCAGGGCCACGCGGCCCTCGCCGCGAAGCTCAGCTGAGTTCGGCGCGCAGCCAGGCCTTGAACGCGGTCACATCCTCGCGCGCCGTCAGCGGGCGAGGGTGGACCACCCAGTAGCCGAAGTCATTCGGCACGGTCTGCTCGAAGGGTTGGATCAGCCGTCCGGCCCGCAGGTCCTCCGAGGCGAGCGTGAGGCGGCCCAGGGCCACGCCCAGGCCCGCCTTCGCCGCCTGGAGCACGAGGCTCGCGTCGTCGAAGCTCAGCCCCGGACGGACCTCCACTCCCTCCGCGCCCGCGGCATCCAGCCAGCGTCGCCAGCCATCCTTCGGGGTGTCGTGCAGGAGCGGCAGCCGCGCGAGGTCCGCGGGCTTGCGCAGGCGACGCGCGAGCGCGGGGCTGCACAGCGGGCTCAGCGTCTCCTGTGACAACAGCTCGGCCTTGAGGCCCGTCCATCGGCCCAGGCCGGAGCGGATGCCCAGGTCGAACCGCTCGTCGAGGAAGTCCCACAGCTCGGCGGAGCTGCTCACGTGCAGCGTGAAGTCGGGGTGGGCGCGGCGGAAGGACTCCAATCGCGGCAGCAGCCAGCAGGTCGCGAAGGAGGGCAGGACGGTGAGGCGCAGCGGGCCTTGCTCCCGTTCGTGGAGGCGCGCGGTCGCCTCGGACATGCGATCGAACGCGGGGGTCAGCTCGCGCAGGTACGCCGCGCCTCGGGCGGTGAGGCGCAGGGCGTGGCCGCGCCGCTCGAACAGCGTCACGCCGAGCCAGTCCTCCAACTGCCGCACCTGATGGCTGATGGCGGCCTGGGTGACGCACAGCTCGGCGGCGGCACGCGTGAAGCTCAGGTGCCGCGCTCCCGCCTCGAAGGCTCGGAGCGCGCCGAGTGGTGGCATGCGGCGCATGGTCGATGAACCCCGTTTATCGAGCGCGCGAGGATAGCTCGCTGGGGCTCCGCTCCGAAATGAGGTCTGTCTCTCGCGACGAAACGACGCACGTGCGCCGAGGGTACGCGGACATGATCTCCCCCGAAGTCTGGTTGCTGTTCATGGGCTACACGGTCCCCATGGTGTTCAGTCCCGGTCCGGGCAACACCGTGCTCGCCACGGCGGGCGGGCGCTTCGGCGTCCGGGGGACCTTGGCATTCTGGCTGGGCTTCGAGGTCGCCAACGTCGCCCTCTGCATCCTCTACGGCCTGGGGCTGGGGCGCGTGCTCCACGCGGTGCCGTGGCTGTACCCGGTGCTGCACTGGGGCGGCGTGGTGTACCTGCTGTATCTGGCGTGGGGCTTCTTCCGCTCCTCGGCGGCGCCGGCCGAGGAGCGCGAGGCGCTCGGTCCACCGGGCTTCGGTGAGGGGCTGCTCGCGGTGGCGCTCAACCCCAAGATCCACTCGATGGTCCTGGTGATGTTCTCGCAGTTCCTGGACCCGGCGCAGTCGCTGGGCGCTCAGGTGGCTCAGCTCACGGTGGCGTTCCTGGTCGTCTGCGTGGTGTGCCACTTCCCGTGGATCTACGGCGGGAAGCTCATCCTGGGGCGCTTCCATGGCGAGCGCGCCGTTCGCATCCAGGGCTGGACGTTCGGCGCGTGCATGCTGGCGGTCGCGGGCTACGTGGCGCTCGCG is a window from the Myxococcaceae bacterium JPH2 genome containing:
- a CDS encoding M3 family metallopeptidase; the protein is MTFHRIVCLWVLGLGLSARAETNPLLAPWTGPQGGVPPFDRVKMELFRPAFEVAMDENRREVDAIANSTEPPTFENTLVPLEDSGRAFSRVYRVYNAWSSFMGTPEFQAVEREMAPKLSAFWDEPSRNAKLFARVKAVYDSATKTKLSPEQQRLVDDYYRDFVDSGALLDAASGQRLAAINQRRAQLFTTFTQNMVADEAQPVVLDHEEDLAGLPESVRKALAAEAESHGQPGHWLVANTRSAVADFLTYSDRRDLREKVWRAYNDRGDHGDAHDNNALITEILALRAEQARLMGYPTFAHRQLAPTMVKTPEKALDLMETMWKPAVARVHEEVADMRAIAERSGQKEPIAPWDYRYYAEKVRKAKYDLNEAEIRPYLQLEKLREGMFWLAGEYFGLDFTPAVGVPVYHPDVRVFAVTRRATGRPAGLFYFDPYARQGKYNGGQTTTFRTQERFRGEVTAIVASSMPFVKPAPGTPALLAWRDAQTLFHEFGHAVQELSSDVAYPSLAGTRVVRDYGEFPAKLFEHWVGSPEVLHRFARHATTGQPMPAALMAKIKKAATFNQGYSMVDYLLSALVELKLHLDTRGAIDPAAFERETRQQLGAPSEVGMRFRLPHFGHVFSSDGYAAGYYRYLWADVLAADAFEAFLKVPRAQVPQVAERLRAHVLSVGNTVDPFDGYRAFRGRDATLDALMRERGFTPPTPAPRSPQSKSL
- a CDS encoding Lrp/AsnC family transcriptional regulator, producing MSTLDRIDREILAALQNNARLSNKELAAQVGLAPSSCLTRVRRLETEGVISAYRADLDARKLGLGLQALIAVQLRLHVGEAFGSIGDHLRSLPETVAVYCLGGTTDFLVHVVCRDTEHLRILTIQSFTSRPEVSRIETSLVFSFSRSGLPVERGG
- a CDS encoding LysR family transcriptional regulator, whose translation is MDSLGALSAFVQVADARSFTVAGRKLGVSSSAVGKAVARLEERLGVRLFHRSTRSITLTAEGALFLDRCRRIFGEIEAAELELAQATAAPRGKLRVSLPLAGTLMLSAITQFMRAYPDIELELDFTDRLVDVIEEGFDAVIRSGGTDDSRLMMRTLGSFGYRVVGTPEYFARHGTPRTPEDLKSHACLLHRFPSTGKLARWPLKRGRTRLELELPMTIVATTIDPLIFMAEQGLGVTCVPLYNVSDQLRAGTLVSVLEDFTRDVGTYRILWPASRHPSPKVRAFVSHMAERLFPQAPEKPSRR
- a CDS encoding MFS transporter; the encoded protein is MGGALGCVAAVLLGRAFLVESSVHPSSERFPWSGLLALAMAGFIVILTEALPAGLLPLMSADLGVPESLVGQLVTSYALGSLVTAIPVTAATSGWRRRPLLLLVLVGFIVVNTATALSRIFVLTLVTRFVAGMFAGLLWALLAGYASRMVAEHLRGRAIAVAMVGAPIALSMGIPAGTFLGSVMGWRSTFGVMSALTVGLLVWVLSSVPDFAGQTSETRLSLRRVAATPGLKSVLFVTFSFVLAHNMLYTYIAPFLAPSGLAGRVDAVLFVFGLAGLVGIWGVGVLIDRWLRALVLGSTVLFLGAAVSLGVSGAVAVVAYVAVAVWGLAFGGAATLFQTASANTAGSASDVAQSMVVTVWGMAMAGGGLVGGVLMETLGVASLSWGVSLLLVSTLLVTWQARAHGFPAASRG
- a CDS encoding ATP-grasp domain-containing protein, with product MVRAAFVQEYGQGRMESEMRAVLDVLRARGVPVEPFLAKRLERRQLPVSRDTLVAGDVPTVLGALKLLGIEPPPTCDYPPSLAALLHRRVWPSTVRQLKALVLQGATGPVFAKPGERRKRFTGHVFRDVDDLLALEHASASTPLWCSEVVQWQSEFRVFVLRGAIVGVRHYAGDPSVRLDEARVTEAVATLEAAGEGTAGYAVDFGVLSTGETALVEWNDGFSLGAYGLPPEEYTQLTVARWCELTGV
- a CDS encoding alpha/beta fold hydrolase, with the translated sequence MGISMNRRSLLHAGLGITGGLALLRGAPASAAPSQPTADAPDPSSRPWYELGLLEDPIMESQLLHFLAATYSAQADVGEVLDTAHRINAGDDWSWPTEWVSTADRIRSMGDASLAGRHPLSAGQAYLRAANYYRAALIHHPEPSHPSVVETGRKAVEAYNKAIALLKLPAVAVRIPYEGTKLPGYFFRSPCAHALAPLLVFQQGRDAWPEESKYVIDAALARGYHCLIVHAPGQGMAIRELGLPFRPDWEKVITPVIDFAVRIAGVDPRRIALLGWSMGGALVPRAAAFERRIKILIPNPGVLNWGQAMFTQFGELFPDLLPLLDTDPAAFDAQMAQLMDAVFLYRWYMRDSMNKHGASKPSELLFKLRDFTNVPVVDRIRCRTLVMDGTAEAFSRGQAKQLFDALTCPKDYLLFTEEDTGLLHCQEGASAVANQRMFDWLDEYL
- a CDS encoding cytochrome B6; the encoded protein is MPVDQTEPFSEVMARMKADKPKVEARHQQLLVQRYDLGNKPASGVTMSRGKPVQEGVRVKLPSGVTWDSLAAMSPEAIRDKGIFPPGLMPLPHPNHPEGGMLFPKFHINEIKQQEGRDLTRFDLDFDLPDHFLPEFPPPIFLTTRPDLGDVSQGKLVTLMNVQDLFNGILNPKQLEGLRLLVTPFPQQQFNQTADRRSELPSRGVSCFDCHVNGHTNGATHLVGDIRPQEFRHRIETPTLRGVNIQRLFGSQRALKTVEDFTEFEQRAAYFDGDPVIATKKGVNILERGSQVHFMAEVEELFDFPPAPKLRFDGKLDPKKATPAEARGQELFFGKAQCSVCHTAPYYTDNLMHNLRAERFYKPVLINGEVMGADGPIKTFPLRGIRDSPPYLHDGRLLTLEDTVEFFNLILETRLTAQEKKDLVAFMRVL
- a CDS encoding ankyrin repeat domain-containing protein, producing the protein MAHPLFDAVVRGDVAAVRTLAASSVGTPLVDEFGRPPLSVACARAGEVSLDVVQALLDAGADLHAVQGKASDEEAGWTALHQACLRGTFPSAIEVVRLLLERGANPRGSGSDGGFTPLYFALTTHHLGIAEALLKAGASASAPLKTGTPLHHVAALFRDRKKGEYEEDELESMATDAVQLLLAHGADVQARDAQGESPLAKALLYRLPAEAILALLKAGAPLDDRVDLGTPPEVLRCSTPAMAIGLGQPPAVLAAMLERGLDTSPSTEPEGQNLLHFAAMKRFDAVDLILNSRPKQDVDARDESGATALFLAAWTGKLKSVEALLARGANPDLPDSGGNTPLHTAARNGHDDVVAALLAGGANPRLLNQAKESPADRARKQGHAALAAKLS
- the gcvA gene encoding transcriptional regulator GcvA; its protein translation is MRRMPPLGALRAFEAGARHLSFTRAAAELCVTQAAISHQVRQLEDWLGVTLFERRGHALRLTARGAAYLRELTPAFDRMSEATARLHEREQGPLRLTVLPSFATCWLLPRLESFRRAHPDFTLHVSSSAELWDFLDERFDLGIRSGLGRWTGLKAELLSQETLSPLCSPALARRLRKPADLARLPLLHDTPKDGWRRWLDAAGAEGVEVRPGLSFDDASLVLQAAKAGLGVALGRLTLASEDLRAGRLIQPFEQTVPNDFGYWVVHPRPLTAREDVTAFKAWLRAELS